Genomic segment of Peribacillus frigoritolerans:
TTCCCCGGTTCCACACGCTAAATCCAGGACTTTCCTTCCACCAATTCCATACTGTTCCAGCTTCGCCGTAAGGATCATCAGCCATTTTTCATAAGGTGCGTCCTTCATCAATTCATCGTATACATAGGCAAAGCGTTCATAAGTCATGTAGTCAGTTCACTCTCTAGATCTTCAAAAGGTGCATCTCCCCATAAACGTTCAAGATTATAGTAGTTTCTTTCATCTTTATGGAAAATATGGGCCACTACATCTCCAAGATCCACAAGCACCCATTTCGCCTCGTCAAAGCCTTCAAGACGTTTTACATTGATTCCTGATTCATCAGCTTTGCTCTTCATTTCACGAGCTATTGCTTGTACTTGTTTTTCAGAATTACCGTGGCAGATCAAAAAGTAATCCGCTACAAGGGAAATACCTTGCATGTTCAATGCCACGATATCCTCCGCTCTTTTATCATCCGCCGCTTTTGCTGCAATTACAAGAAGTTCACGTTCAGTCATTACATCTTCTCCTTCAAATTCATGATCAAATCATTATATGTCTTAAATGTGTCAGGGTAAATTGCCTGATTTCTTTTCATTAAAAAAACAACAGTATTCCTTAAAGCCTGGATGACAGCATGATCCAAGTTTTGCTTTGCCGTCTGCCTGACTTCTTCGACACCGGGAAAAGAACGTCCCGGCTCAATATAGTCGGCAAGGTATACGACTTTATCCAAAAGGCTCATGCCAACCCTGCCAGACGTGTGATAGGCAATCGCATCCAAGACTTCAGCGTCCTGAATGCCAGCTTCCTTTTTCACCAGATAAGCCCCGACAGGAGCGTGCCACAGCTCCATATTGTATTCAAGTAACGCCTGGTCCATTTTTTCAGCGATTATAATTTGCTCCATTTCCTCTTTTGGACGGAATTTTGCATAATCATGGAAAATGGCTGCCAGTTCCGCTTTTTGGACGTCGGCACCATACCGTTCAGCAAGTTCAATCGCTGACTCGACCACACCCAAGGTATGAATGTACCTGTGCTCAGTGATTTGTTCTTTGACCAGTGCCAATGCTTCCTCACGATTCATATAAACCATTCCCTTTAATATACTTCACCACTGGATCTGCTATTAAATATTTCACGGTTTTCCCCGTTCTTAACTTCCTTCGTATCATGGAAGAAGAAATGAACATTTGAGGGACTTTCACCATCGTGATTGGGTATACGGTCTTTTCATTATATCCAGGGCGCTTCACCCCGACGAAATTTACCATATGCACCAGCTCGTCGATACGGTGCCAATTCGGTAAGTACTCAATCATGTCTGCGCCAATTATGAAATAGAACTCATTGGTTGGCTCAAGCTCTTTAAGCAATTTTATCGTGTCATACGTATAAGATGTG
This window contains:
- the rsfS gene encoding ribosome silencing factor; protein product: MTERELLVIAAKAADDKRAEDIVALNMQGISLVADYFLICHGNSEKQVQAIAREMKSKADESGINVKRLEGFDEAKWVLVDLGDVVAHIFHKDERNYYNLERLWGDAPFEDLESELTT
- the yqeK gene encoding bis(5'-nucleosyl)-tetraphosphatase (symmetrical) YqeK, whose product is MNREEALALVKEQITEHRYIHTLGVVESAIELAERYGADVQKAELAAIFHDYAKFRPKEEMEQIIIAEKMDQALLEYNMELWHAPVGAYLVKKEAGIQDAEVLDAIAYHTSGRVGMSLLDKVVYLADYIEPGRSFPGVEEVRQTAKQNLDHAVIQALRNTVVFLMKRNQAIYPDTFKTYNDLIMNLKEKM
- a CDS encoding nicotinate-nucleotide adenylyltransferase → MKKIGILGGTFNPPHIGHLIIANEVLDALELDEIRFMPNHVPPHKEKSEEVTDMDRLAMLENAIAGNPSFYIEGIEIERKGTSYTYDTIKLLKELEPTNEFYFIIGADMIEYLPNWHRIDELVHMVNFVGVKRPGYNEKTVYPITMVKVPQMFISSSMIRRKLRTGKTVKYLIADPVVKYIKGNGLYES